Proteins from one Alysiella filiformis genomic window:
- a CDS encoding AEC family transporter: MSVLLSALGFALSVTLPNILLLVLGKILYLKKMITHDFCHCAAELVFKCALPLLLFINLVSMKMDYMAQAKLVAAGAISTVGLYVLAEIYAYFRIPEMRDKGVFVQGVFRSNLGIAGLAFVQNAYGAEGVATAAVYLGLITILLNILSVMALSRTQNQSLPEKIKSILGKIISNPLIVAIVIALTLNMLHFRLPEFVLQTFRYLAHIALPLALICAGATFDWQSIRKMSDVSLQASVGRLVLAPVFAVLVGYAFGFRGLEMGILFLMTATPVAAASYIMAKAMGGNDVAAANIMGITTFGAMFSASIGVAVLRGVGLM; encoded by the coding sequence ATGTCTGTGTTATTGTCTGCCCTTGGTTTTGCGTTAAGCGTGACTTTGCCCAATATTTTGTTGTTGGTTTTGGGCAAAATTTTGTATCTGAAAAAAATGATTACCCATGATTTTTGCCATTGCGCTGCCGAATTGGTGTTTAAATGTGCCTTGCCTTTGTTGCTGTTTATCAATTTGGTGAGCATGAAAATGGACTACATGGCACAAGCCAAATTGGTGGCGGCTGGGGCAATCAGCACCGTGGGTTTGTATGTGTTGGCGGAAATTTATGCGTATTTTCGCATTCCTGAAATGCGCGATAAGGGGGTGTTTGTACAGGGGGTTTTTCGCAGCAATTTGGGGATTGCGGGCTTGGCTTTTGTGCAAAATGCTTATGGCGCAGAAGGCGTGGCAACGGCGGCGGTGTATTTGGGTTTGATTACGATTTTGTTGAACATTTTGTCGGTTATGGCATTGAGTCGCACGCAAAACCAATCGCTGCCTGAAAAAATCAAAAGCATTTTGGGCAAAATCATCAGCAATCCTTTGATTGTGGCGATTGTGATTGCTTTAACGCTCAATATGTTGCATTTCAGGCTGCCTGAATTTGTGTTGCAAACGTTCCGTTATTTGGCGCACATTGCCCTGCCACTTGCGCTGATTTGCGCGGGGGCAACTTTTGACTGGCAAAGCATACGCAAAATGTCCGATGTGTCGCTGCAAGCCAGCGTGGGGCGATTGGTGCTTGCGCCTGTGTTTGCGGTGTTGGTGGGCTATGCGTTTGGTTTTCGTGGCTTGGAAATGGGGATTTTGTTTTTGATGACCGCCACGCCCGTTGCTGCTGCCAGCTACATCATGGCAAAAGCCATGGGGGGCAACGATGTTGCCGCCGCCAACATCATGGGCATTACCACGTTTGGCGCGATGTTTTCAGCCAGCATAGGTGTGGCGGTGTTGCGTGGCGTGGGTTTGATGTAA
- a CDS encoding class I SAM-dependent methyltransferase, with product MSEPEKAPISTDYLFRADEDWFSHNLVGLEPLFQTFRPQRILEIGSYQGRSTCYFIEKAMQFHQNMEIYCIDTWQGGAEHIGRHDMNEAEMLFNHNMTVAAARFPSAQIQKIKGLSHDMLIQLLAQGKQGYFDFVYVDGSHEAPDVLLDALLAHKLCKISGIIAFDDYLWSPKPPTEEDHYLLVKPAVDHYVNTFQRKVHVLQKLPSYQLYVQKLAD from the coding sequence ATGTCCGAACCCGAAAAAGCCCCAATCAGTACCGACTATCTCTTCCGCGCCGATGAAGATTGGTTCAGCCACAATTTGGTGGGATTAGAACCGCTATTCCAAACATTCCGCCCACAACGCATTTTGGAAATTGGCTCATACCAAGGGCGCAGCACCTGCTATTTCATTGAAAAAGCCATGCAATTTCATCAAAATATGGAAATTTATTGCATAGACACATGGCAAGGCGGCGCAGAACACATCGGCAGACACGATATGAACGAAGCCGAAATGCTGTTTAACCACAATATGACGGTGGCTGCTGCACGTTTCCCCAGCGCACAAATCCAAAAAATCAAAGGCTTATCGCACGATATGCTGATTCAACTGCTGGCACAAGGCAAACAAGGCTATTTTGATTTTGTGTATGTGGACGGCTCGCACGAAGCCCCCGATGTGCTGCTGGACGCTTTGTTGGCACACAAATTGTGCAAAATCAGTGGCATCATCGCCTTTGACGATTATTTGTGGTCGCCCAAACCGCCAACAGAAGAAGACCACTATCTGCTGGTCAAACCTGCTGTTGACCATTATGTGAACACCTTTCAGCGCAAGGTTCATGTTTTGCAAAAATTGCCCAGTTATCAACTGTATGTGCAAAAATTGGCAGATTAA
- the zapE gene encoding cell division protein ZapE, giving the protein MTTETRFTPPPFANHSPQTWYQAAAQHPAFIKDNAQAKAIEHLDRLWTELMMFKRKRNRFLGRSLRSPDVPTGLYFYGGVGRGKSFLMDAFFGCLPYNRKRRVHFHAFMAEIHQRMRNKRSEADPLKAVAKDIATETRVLCFDEFHVSDIADAMILGRLLENLFAEGVVLVATSNYAPSELYPQGQNRSSFLPTIALIEKKLTVLNVDGGEDYRMRTLTPAEVFYIPNNAENEAKLADLFNKLAGKDDRQPEKIIIHERELTCKGRTNRVIWFDFRTLCFGTRSQADYLWLAEHYTHVLISGVEKMTPNEKNEARRLTLLADVFYDYRVKLCLTSQVPMDELYTEGDFAHEFVRTVSRLVEMQSEDYLALPHLKLK; this is encoded by the coding sequence ATGACCACCGAAACCCGATTCACGCCTCCCCCCTTTGCCAACCACAGCCCCCAAACATGGTATCAAGCCGCCGCGCAACACCCCGCTTTCATCAAAGACAACGCCCAAGCCAAAGCCATTGAACACCTAGACCGCCTGTGGACAGAACTGATGATGTTCAAACGCAAACGCAACCGCTTTTTGGGACGCAGCTTGCGCTCGCCCGATGTGCCAACAGGCTTGTATTTTTACGGTGGCGTGGGGCGCGGCAAAAGTTTTCTGATGGACGCATTTTTCGGCTGCCTGCCCTACAATCGCAAACGCCGCGTACACTTTCACGCATTCATGGCAGAAATCCACCAGCGCATGCGCAACAAACGCAGCGAAGCCGACCCACTCAAAGCCGTAGCCAAAGACATCGCCACCGAAACGCGCGTATTGTGCTTTGACGAATTTCACGTCAGCGACATTGCCGATGCGATGATTTTGGGGCGTTTGCTGGAAAACCTGTTTGCCGAAGGCGTGGTGTTGGTGGCAACGTCCAACTATGCGCCGTCTGAATTGTATCCGCAAGGGCAAAATCGCAGCAGTTTTCTGCCCACCATCGCCTTGATTGAAAAGAAATTGACCGTGCTGAATGTGGACGGTGGCGAAGATTATCGCATGCGAACACTCACACCAGCCGAAGTGTTCTACATTCCCAATAATGCGGAAAATGAAGCGAAATTGGCGGATTTGTTCAACAAATTGGCGGGCAAAGACGACAGGCAGCCTGAAAAAATCATCATTCACGAACGCGAATTGACTTGCAAAGGTCGCACCAATCGCGTGATTTGGTTTGATTTTCGCACTTTGTGTTTTGGCACGCGCTCGCAAGCCGATTATTTGTGGCTGGCTGAACACTACACCCACGTTCTGATTTCAGGCGTGGAAAAAATGACCCCCAACGAAAAAAACGAAGCACGGCGTTTAACCTTGCTGGCAGACGTGTTTTACGATTACCGCGTGAAATTGTGTTTGACTTCGCAAGTGCCTATGGACGAACTTTACACCGAAGGCGATTTTGCCCATGAATTTGTCCGCACCGTCAGCCGTTTGGTGGAAATGCAATCGGAAGATTATTTGGCATTGCCGCATTTGAAATTGAAATAA
- a CDS encoding DUF1176 domain-containing protein has translation MKTPYVALLGSLICANALAAPMQGIHFKHKDWETACDNTGTCRVAGYHHESEYDKRISVLFTRMAGSSAVSGELSYAGESVQQKTINLLINQKIIGKLILQHDSYRLSPQIAQMVIAATKGRDTVQIQVGKEIFTLSNAGAAAVWLKADEFQQFGKLKPQPKPLIKKAQTVSGSLKTSGASFAKINSAEQNQIRQLLRSKLDSETCHFLHENTEAIALYRLNSQNLLAETICWRGAYNEGLLAVVLDNSRKTIRQVVTLHATDYNNGEIHGGHKSRGIGDCWSGETHVWDGKRFIQTQEYSTGMCRGFAGGAWHLPTLVSDVK, from the coding sequence ATGAAAACACCATATGTGGCATTGCTGGGCAGCTTGATTTGTGCCAACGCACTGGCTGCCCCTATGCAAGGCATTCATTTTAAACACAAAGACTGGGAAACCGCTTGCGACAACACAGGTACTTGCCGCGTGGCGGGCTATCATCACGAATCGGAATACGACAAGCGGATTTCGGTGCTGTTTACGCGCATGGCGGGTTCGTCAGCCGTTTCGGGCGAATTGAGTTATGCAGGCGAATCTGTGCAACAAAAAACCATCAACCTATTGATTAATCAAAAAATCATCGGCAAACTGATTTTGCAACACGACAGCTATCGCCTTTCGCCCCAAATCGCGCAAATGGTGATTGCCGCCACCAAAGGACGCGACACGGTGCAAATCCAAGTAGGCAAAGAAATATTTACATTGTCCAATGCGGGCGCGGCGGCAGTTTGGTTGAAAGCCGATGAATTTCAACAATTTGGTAAACTCAAACCGCAGCCCAAACCCCTTATCAAAAAAGCCCAAACCGTTTCAGGCAGCCTGAAAACGAGCGGAGCCAGTTTCGCCAAAATCAATTCCGCCGAACAAAATCAAATCCGCCAACTGTTGCGCAGCAAATTGGACAGTGAAACTTGCCATTTCTTGCACGAAAACACCGAAGCGATTGCGCTGTATCGTTTAAATTCACAAAATCTTTTGGCAGAAACAATCTGTTGGCGTGGTGCATACAATGAAGGTTTACTGGCTGTGGTCTTGGACAACTCACGCAAAACCATCCGCCAAGTCGTTACCCTACACGCAACAGATTACAATAATGGCGAAATTCATGGCGGACACAAAAGTCGCGGTATAGGCGATTGTTGGTCGGGCGAAACCCACGTTTGGGACGGCAAGCGTTTTATCCAAACCCAAGAATATTCAACGGGTATGTGTCGCGGTTTTGCAGGTGGCGCGTGGCATTTGCCGACTTTGGTAAGCGATGTGAAATAA